The following are encoded together in the Citrobacter arsenatis genome:
- the potI gene encoding putrescine ABC transporter permease PotI, which translates to MNNLPVVRSPWRIFILVLGFTFLYAPMLMLVIYSFNSSKLVTVWAGWSTRWYGELFHDSAMISAVGMSLTIAACAATMAVILGTIAAVVMVRFGRFRGSNGFAFMITAPLVMPDVITGLSLLLLFVALAHAIGWPADRGMLTIWLAHVTFCTAYVAVVISSRLRELDHSIEEAAMDLGATPLKVFFVITLPMIMPAVISGWLLAFTLSLDDLVIASFVSGPGATTLPMLVFSSVRMGVNPEINALATLILGVVGIIGFIAWYLMARTEKQRIRDIQRARRG; encoded by the coding sequence ATGAATAACTTACCGGTCGTTCGCTCGCCATGGCGTATTTTTATCCTGGTGCTGGGCTTTACCTTCCTGTACGCGCCGATGCTGATGTTGGTTATCTATTCGTTTAACAGCTCGAAGCTGGTTACGGTTTGGGCGGGTTGGTCAACCCGTTGGTATGGTGAGCTTTTCCACGATAGCGCGATGATAAGCGCCGTCGGCATGAGCTTAACGATTGCCGCGTGCGCAGCGACGATGGCGGTAATCCTCGGTACGATAGCCGCCGTGGTCATGGTGCGCTTTGGTCGTTTTCGCGGTTCGAATGGTTTCGCCTTTATGATCACCGCGCCGCTGGTCATGCCGGATGTCATTACCGGTTTGTCGCTGCTGCTGCTGTTTGTGGCTCTGGCTCACGCTATTGGCTGGCCTGCGGATCGCGGTATGTTGACCATCTGGCTGGCGCACGTCACCTTCTGTACGGCCTACGTGGCGGTGGTGATTTCTTCGCGTTTGCGCGAACTGGATCACTCCATTGAGGAAGCGGCAATGGACCTTGGCGCCACGCCGCTGAAGGTCTTCTTCGTTATTACGCTACCGATGATTATGCCGGCGGTGATTTCCGGGTGGTTACTGGCCTTCACGCTGTCGCTCGATGATTTGGTTATTGCCAGCTTTGTTTCTGGTCCTGGCGCCACAACGTTACCGATGCTGGTGTTCTCCAGCGTACGTATGGGGGTTAATCCAGAGATCAACGCGCTGGCGACGCTGATACTTGGCGTGGTAGGAATTATCGGATTTATCGCGTGGTATCTGATGGCACGAACAGAAAAACAACGGATTCGCGATATCCAACGTGCAAGACGCGGCTGA
- a CDS encoding YbjO family protein yields the protein MEDDALGFFKKSSTSHARLNVPALVQVAALAIIMIRCLDLLMIFNTLGVRGTSEFIHRSVQTWNLTLVFLGSLLLLFIEIYCAFSLVKGRNWARWIYLLTQIIASVYLWAASLGYGYPELFSIAGESRREILRTLVMQKLPDMLVLLLLFVPASSRRFFRLQ from the coding sequence ATGGAAGACGACGCGTTGGGATTTTTTAAGAAATCATCCACATCACATGCCCGCTTAAACGTCCCTGCTTTGGTGCAGGTGGCGGCGCTGGCTATTATCATGATCCGCTGTCTCGATCTGTTGATGATTTTTAATACGCTCGGGGTTCGCGGAACCAGTGAATTTATTCATCGTAGCGTACAGACCTGGAATTTAACGCTGGTGTTTCTGGGTAGCCTGTTGCTGCTGTTTATCGAAATCTACTGTGCCTTTTCGCTGGTAAAAGGTCGGAACTGGGCGCGCTGGATCTATCTGCTGACTCAGATTATCGCTAGCGTCTATCTGTGGGCGGCCTCGTTAGGCTATGGCTATCCGGAACTGTTCAGCATTGCGGGAGAGTCCAGACGTGAAATCCTGCGTACGCTGGTGATGCAAAAATTGCCGGATATGCTGGTGTTGCTCCTGCTGTTTGTTCCTGCGTCCAGCAGGCGGTTCTTCCGTTTGCAGTAA